TATTTCAGCGCTGCCAGCATCTGGGAGATCGGCGTCAAGAAAAGCCTCGGCAGAAATGATTTTCGGGTTGATACGGAAGTATTGCGACGCGGGTTGCTTGATAATCAGTACTACGAACTTTGTATCACCAGCCTGCACACTCTTGCGGTGGGTGACCTGCCCATGCTCCACAAGGACCCCTTCGACAGAATGCTCTTGGCGCAGGCCAAAAGCGAGGGAATATCCTTGCTGACATCGGACAGCATCATGCGTGATTACCCCGGCCCGGTACTGTTTGTGCCCAAGACGCCGTGAGGGATGGTGGCCGGGACAACCGCCGCACCCCGCGCTTATTTCATGTTTTCGATTGGAGTAAGTCATTCACTGTCCAGACCCTGCCTCATCCCGGCACCGGCGTAGCCGGCCATTTTCGACGCGTATGCAGAAGCCTCAGAATTTGAATCGCCAGACCTTGATCACGATAAACCAGGACATAGGGCAGACCAGGCACTACCAGCTCCCGAGTGCCCGTTCTGGCTCCACTGCGCCCCATCCGGGGGAACTGATCCAAGCGTTCAGAGGCTGTCCGAATCGCCTGGGCAACCCGTTGGGCGGCCTCGGCATCATCGGCAGCAATGTGTTCGAGTACGCTGCCCAAATCCTGCAGGGCGAGCGCCGTCCACCTGGGCATCCTAGGCCCCGTATTTGTTGAAGGTCGCCGTCACTTCGTCCGGGGAAGCGAACTCGCCCCTGTCGGCGGCCTCAACGCCTTTTCCGACCTCCGCCACAAACCAGGCCTGATGCTCCAGGATGTCGTCCAACGCCTTGTTCAACAGCCAGTTGCGGCTTCTGCCCAAGGCAGCGGCGACAGCGTCGATACGCTCAATCTTGTCTTTGG
This genomic window from Desulfomicrobium macestii contains:
- a CDS encoding type II toxin-antitoxin system RelE/ParE family toxin, translating into MPRWTALALQDLGSVLEHIAADDAEAAQRVAQAIRTASERLDQFPRMGRSGARTGTRELVVPGLPYVLVYRDQGLAIQILRLLHTRRKWPATPVPG
- a CDS encoding CopG family ribbon-helix-helix protein codes for the protein MNSAETVSTSFRASKDKIERIDAVAAALGRSRNWLLNKALDDILEHQAWFVAEVGKGVEAADRGEFASPDEVTATFNKYGA
- a CDS encoding type II toxin-antitoxin system VapC family toxin; amino-acid sequence: MGVKKSLGRNDFRVDTEVLRRGLLDNQYYELCITSLHTLAVGDLPMLHKDPFDRMLLAQAKSEGISLLTSDSIMRDYPGPVLFVPKTP